In a genomic window of Pseudomonas oryzihabitans:
- a CDS encoding phenylalanine--tRNA ligase beta subunit-related protein yields MSDVQAMLARLQPRALYLEGVRVFETEVYRPSMLRQLDYLRENYAAFVGSPHVRGYGTQLSLLGFPETKPANLKLIDRCLEQGPLSINNVVDAYNVAALTYGASLGGHALEQRPAALELRLARPGERILPLFQSRTLPIAAGSLVYGIGAEVLACIGSRDVDADGFRITEATQGLLLVSLGHADTSAEFNAQVLDLALELVKITCPDVQAWPVPVTIGVASVAAPA; encoded by the coding sequence GTGAGTGACGTCCAGGCCATGCTGGCCCGATTGCAGCCCCGCGCCCTGTATCTCGAAGGCGTGCGGGTCTTCGAGACCGAGGTCTATCGGCCGTCGATGCTCAGGCAACTCGACTATCTGCGGGAGAACTACGCGGCCTTCGTCGGCAGTCCCCACGTCAGGGGCTACGGGACGCAACTGAGTCTGCTCGGCTTTCCCGAGACCAAACCGGCCAATCTCAAGCTGATCGATCGCTGCCTTGAACAGGGACCGCTGTCCATCAACAACGTCGTGGATGCCTACAACGTGGCGGCGCTGACCTATGGCGCAAGCCTGGGCGGCCATGCCCTGGAGCAACGGCCTGCGGCGCTGGAGCTGCGCCTGGCGCGCCCTGGCGAGCGGATCCTGCCGCTGTTCCAGAGCCGGACGCTGCCCATAGCCGCCGGTAGCCTGGTGTATGGTATTGGCGCGGAGGTGTTGGCCTGCATCGGCAGCCGCGACGTGGACGCCGATGGCTTTCGCATCACGGAGGCGACCCAGGGGCTACTGCTGGTCTCTCTCGGCCATGCCGACACCAGCGCGGAGTTCAACGCCCAGGTACTGGACCTGGCGCTGGAGCTGGTGAAGATAACCTGCCCCGACGTTCAGGCCTGGCCGGTACCCGTCACTATTGGTGTTGCCAGTGTCGCAGCACCGGCATGA
- a CDS encoding bifunctional nitrate reductase/sulfite reductase flavoprotein subunit alpha, producing MATTHLKSVCPYCGVGCGIVMQVEDGRVTKVSGDRDHPANRGRLCTKGSTSHQALVDSGRMEQAYIRGDRSHEPVQTGMDQAIAATAERLRAILDRDGPDAIAFYISGQMSLEAQYLASKLARGFIGTNQLESNSRLCMASAGTGYKLSLGSDAPPGSYDDLDRADLFLVSGANMADCHPILFLRLLDRVKSGAKLIVIDPRRTATAEKADLFLQLRAGTDLLLLNGLLHLLHAEGYLDEAFIAAHTEGWDAMPAFLADYTPARVAAETGLAEADIRTAARWIGEAGEWTSLWTMGLNQSTHGTWSTNALCNLHLATGKICRPGSGPFSLTGQPNAMGGREMGYMGPGLPGQRSLLSAADRSFVEQAWGVPEGTLHTRLGKGTVALFEDMAAGTVKACWIICTNPVASVANRATVIKGLQAAELVITQDAFLDTETNSYADILLPGALWAEADGVQINSERNLTLAQQAVSPPGEARADWRIIADVACAMGYGEHFAYASAAEVFEEITHFHNPQTGYDLRGASHARLRETPLQWPCSSTESAPRQPIRYLNDGRSQTLRLDESGEPTALNFATPSGKAQFFARPHLDPAELPDDDYPFVLNTGRLQHQWHTLTKTGKIAALNRLNPAPFVEVHPQDAQALELKDGDRLEITSRRGRAVLPVTISDRVQPGNCFAPFHWADVHGADLAINAVTSDAIDPLSQQPELKVCAVRLTRVATIPHHQLPIDQAVTESTRQTALERLAELTGVATAVRPQLSAAERTYLAGFLDGLRDGGLQGVPCLPVQAPLAADTRLWLDGLLAGLFSRLPESQSASLAPAPTAPADLVVLWASQTGSAEALAERCATQLREAGLAVELHDMAAYAVERLSGARRALLVSSTFGDGEAPDNGQAFWQGLSRLDTSLAELDYAVLALGDSTYDQFCGHGQRLDTRLAELGARRLCARLDCDADGHDRADAWLAGLQKLLSPAASSIAASTAPANRPAPVPARLVINQRLNGAGSNKEVRLFGFEAEQPLAYQAGDALSVRARNCPELVDEILTLTGLDGEQPVTVPKVGELSLRQALAEHYEIARPSNETLALVAERSGHADCRALLAARDELKSWLWGRQLADVLASFPARLAAEELLASLKRLQPRLYSIASSPLAHAGQVHLTVSAVRYGTRKGVASTFLADRLQDATTEVHIQPSRHFRLPEQGDVPLIMIGPGTGIAPFRGFLHERRARGDKGRNWLFFGEQHAAHDFYYRDELAAFQHDGTLSELSLAFSRDQAEKIYVQDRLRERGAEVWRWLQDGARVYVCGDASRMAKDVDQALRQVVARHGQLSEEAAADYVRGMSEQKRYLKDVY from the coding sequence ATGGCCACTACCCACCTCAAGAGCGTCTGCCCCTACTGCGGCGTCGGCTGCGGGATCGTCATGCAGGTGGAAGACGGCCGCGTGACCAAGGTCAGCGGTGATCGCGACCATCCAGCCAATCGTGGCCGCCTCTGCACCAAGGGCAGCACCAGCCACCAGGCGCTGGTGGACAGCGGGCGCATGGAGCAGGCCTATATCAGAGGCGACCGCTCCCACGAACCGGTACAGACCGGTATGGACCAGGCCATCGCCGCCACCGCCGAGCGGCTCCGCGCCATCCTCGACCGCGACGGGCCGGACGCCATCGCCTTCTATATCTCCGGCCAGATGTCGCTGGAAGCCCAGTACTTGGCGAGCAAGCTGGCGCGCGGCTTCATCGGTACCAACCAGCTCGAATCCAACTCGCGGCTGTGCATGGCCAGCGCCGGCACCGGCTACAAGCTGTCCCTGGGTTCCGACGCCCCGCCCGGCTCCTACGACGACCTCGACCGCGCCGACCTCTTCCTGGTCAGCGGCGCCAACATGGCCGACTGCCATCCCATCCTCTTCCTGCGCCTGCTGGACCGGGTAAAGAGCGGCGCCAAGCTGATCGTCATCGATCCGCGGCGCACCGCCACCGCCGAAAAGGCCGATCTGTTCCTGCAACTGCGGGCGGGCACCGACCTGCTGCTGCTCAATGGCCTGCTGCACCTGCTGCACGCCGAGGGCTATCTCGACGAAGCCTTCATCGCCGCCCATACCGAAGGCTGGGACGCCATGCCGGCCTTTCTCGCCGACTACACCCCGGCGCGCGTCGCGGCGGAAACGGGGCTGGCCGAGGCGGACATCCGTACCGCCGCCCGCTGGATCGGCGAGGCCGGCGAATGGACCAGCCTCTGGACCATGGGCCTGAACCAGAGCACCCACGGCACCTGGAGCACCAACGCCCTGTGCAACCTGCACCTGGCCACCGGTAAAATCTGCCGGCCGGGCAGCGGCCCCTTCTCCCTCACCGGCCAGCCCAACGCCATGGGCGGGCGCGAGATGGGCTACATGGGCCCCGGCCTGCCCGGCCAGCGCAGCCTGCTGTCCGCCGCCGACCGCAGCTTCGTCGAGCAGGCCTGGGGCGTACCGGAGGGCACCCTGCATACCCGCCTGGGCAAGGGCACCGTCGCCCTGTTCGAGGACATGGCCGCCGGCACCGTCAAGGCCTGCTGGATCATCTGCACCAACCCGGTCGCCAGCGTGGCCAATCGCGCCACCGTCATCAAGGGCCTCCAGGCCGCCGAGCTGGTGATCACCCAGGACGCCTTCCTCGACACCGAGACCAACAGCTACGCCGACATCCTCCTGCCCGGCGCCCTCTGGGCCGAGGCCGATGGGGTGCAGATCAATTCCGAGCGCAACCTGACCCTGGCGCAACAGGCAGTCAGCCCGCCCGGCGAGGCCCGGGCCGATTGGCGGATCATCGCCGACGTGGCCTGCGCGATGGGCTATGGCGAGCACTTCGCCTACGCCTCGGCCGCCGAGGTGTTCGAGGAGATCACGCACTTCCACAATCCCCAGACCGGCTACGACCTCCGTGGCGCCAGCCATGCGCGCCTGCGCGAAACCCCGCTGCAATGGCCCTGCTCCAGCACGGAGAGCGCTCCGCGCCAGCCGATCCGCTATCTCAACGACGGCCGCAGCCAGACCCTGCGCCTGGACGAGTCGGGCGAACCGACCGCGCTCAACTTCGCCACCCCCAGCGGCAAGGCGCAATTCTTCGCCCGCCCGCACCTGGATCCGGCGGAATTGCCCGATGACGACTACCCCTTCGTGCTCAACACCGGCCGCTTGCAGCACCAGTGGCACACCCTGACCAAGACCGGCAAGATCGCCGCCCTCAACCGCCTCAACCCGGCACCCTTCGTCGAGGTGCATCCCCAGGATGCCCAGGCGCTGGAACTCAAGGACGGCGACCGCCTGGAAATCACCTCCCGCCGTGGGCGCGCCGTCTTGCCGGTGACGATCAGCGACCGGGTCCAGCCCGGCAACTGCTTCGCCCCCTTCCACTGGGCCGACGTACACGGCGCGGACCTGGCCATCAACGCCGTCACCAGCGATGCCATCGACCCCCTATCCCAACAGCCGGAACTCAAGGTCTGCGCCGTACGCCTGACCCGCGTCGCCACCATCCCTCACCACCAGCTCCCCATCGACCAAGCCGTCACCGAGAGCACCCGCCAGACCGCCCTGGAGCGCCTGGCCGAACTTACTGGCGTGGCGACCGCGGTACGCCCTCAACTCAGCGCCGCCGAACGCACCTACCTGGCCGGTTTCCTGGACGGCCTGCGCGACGGTGGCCTCCAGGGCGTACCCTGCCTGCCGGTCCAGGCGCCGTTGGCCGCCGACACCCGCCTCTGGCTCGACGGCCTGCTCGCCGGGCTGTTCAGCCGCCTGCCCGAAAGCCAGAGCGCCAGTCTGGCCCCGGCCCCCACGGCTCCGGCCGACCTGGTGGTGCTCTGGGCCTCCCAGACCGGCAGCGCCGAAGCCCTGGCCGAGCGCTGCGCCACCCAACTGCGGGAAGCGGGGCTGGCGGTGGAGCTGCACGACATGGCTGCCTATGCGGTGGAGCGCCTGAGCGGTGCCCGGCGCGCCCTGCTGGTCAGCAGCACCTTTGGCGACGGCGAGGCCCCGGACAACGGCCAGGCCTTCTGGCAAGGGCTCAGCCGCCTCGACACCTCGCTCGCCGAGCTGGACTACGCGGTGCTGGCCCTGGGCGACTCCACCTACGACCAGTTCTGCGGCCACGGCCAACGCCTCGATACCCGCCTGGCCGAACTCGGCGCCCGCCGCCTCTGCGCGCGACTCGACTGCGATGCCGACGGTCACGACCGCGCCGACGCCTGGCTGGCCGGGCTGCAAAAGCTGCTATCGCCTGCCGCGAGCAGCATCGCCGCCAGCACCGCCCCGGCGAATCGCCCAGCCCCGGTGCCGGCGCGGCTGGTCATCAATCAAAGACTCAACGGCGCCGGCTCCAACAAGGAGGTCCGGCTGTTCGGCTTCGAGGCCGAGCAGCCCCTCGCCTATCAGGCCGGTGACGCCCTCAGCGTAAGGGCGCGCAACTGCCCCGAGCTGGTGGACGAGATCCTGACCCTGACCGGGCTCGACGGTGAACAGCCGGTCACGGTGCCCAAGGTCGGCGAGCTGTCTCTGCGCCAGGCGCTGGCCGAGCACTACGAAATCGCCCGTCCCAGCAACGAAACCCTGGCCCTGGTGGCCGAACGCAGCGGCCATGCCGACTGCCGCGCCCTGCTGGCGGCCCGCGACGAATTGAAAAGCTGGCTCTGGGGCCGGCAACTGGCCGACGTCCTGGCCAGCTTCCCCGCGCGTCTCGCCGCCGAGGAACTGCTCGCCAGCCTCAAGCGCCTGCAACCGCGACTCTATTCCATTGCCTCCAGCCCCCTGGCCCACGCCGGCCAGGTGCACCTCACCGTCTCGGCGGTGCGCTACGGCACCCGCAAGGGCGTGGCCTCGACCTTCCTCGCCGATCGCCTGCAAGACGCCACCACCGAGGTCCACATCCAGCCGTCGCGCCATTTCCGCCTGCCCGAGCAAGGCGACGTGCCCCTGATCATGATCGGCCCCGGCACCGGCATCGCGCCCTTCCGTGGCTTCCTCCACGAACGCCGTGCCCGTGGCGATAAGGGCCGCAACTGGCTGTTCTTCGGCGAACAGCACGCCGCCCACGACTTCTACTATCGCGACGAACTGGCAGCCTTTCAGCACGATGGCACCCTGAGCGAACTCAGCCTGGCCTTCTCCCGCGACCAGGCCGAGAAGATCTATGTGCAGGATCGCCTGAGGGAACGCGGCGCCGAGGTCTGGCGTTGGCTGCAGGACGGCGCCCGCGTCTATGTCTGCGGCGACGCCAGCCGCATGGCCAAGGACGTCGACCAGGCCCTGCGCCAGGTGGTGGCCCGCCACGGCCAGCTCAGCGAAGAGGCCGCTGCCGACTATGTGCGCGGGATGAGCGAGCAGAAGCGCTATCTGAAGGATGTGTACTGA
- a CDS encoding Lrp/AsnC family transcriptional regulator → MSGLDSIDQKILQILTADARTSISEIARRVHKSRTAVESRIERMEAQGTILGYTVRCAADSHCGPGHTSFMQFVNNGTDVCSQVWDSIKDHPGVLEAYSLFGNVDMLVRYDHVTIGNVVDFKETVLATGLVRSVVIMPVLRHWQHQ, encoded by the coding sequence ATGTCCGGCCTTGATAGCATTGACCAGAAGATTCTCCAGATCCTGACGGCCGACGCCCGCACCAGTATTTCCGAGATCGCCCGGCGCGTTCACAAATCCCGTACCGCCGTCGAATCCCGCATCGAGCGGATGGAAGCCCAGGGGACCATCCTCGGCTATACCGTGCGTTGCGCCGCGGACAGCCACTGTGGCCCGGGCCACACCTCGTTCATGCAGTTCGTCAACAACGGCACCGACGTCTGCTCCCAGGTCTGGGACAGCATCAAGGATCACCCGGGCGTGCTCGAAGCCTATTCGCTGTTCGGCAACGTCGACATGCTGGTGCGCTACGACCACGTCACCATCGGCAACGTGGTCGACTTCAAGGAAACCGTCCTGGCGACCGGCCTGGTGCGCAGCGTCGTCATCATGCCGGTGCTGCGACACTGGCAACACCAATAG
- a CDS encoding ATP-grasp domain-containing protein, protein MNPARDIVIIVDPFSTGALYAPLFRARGYRCYAVLSSSSVPARFVDGFSGHAFEGRELLSLAECLKVIPAARVRAVVAGSELGVEAAERLALHFGVAGNDPATLAWRRDKFEMQQRLAAAGLRSIPTVKLSEAGDTRRALAQLGQGERFVIKPNNSFMTDGVEFIEGRQALEQALRWLEWGRINALGVRNSGYLVQAFVSGPEYVVDLVASAAGTLVVGLSRYRKAEHNGSRFVYEGLEVLDPRDERFADLIAYARACSKALDIGFGPVHMELLDSADGPVMIEVGARLHGGVAPSLFQECYAPDLLSVAVEAYLGFEPASAASRLIRPGRIVFLINRRLGARLATDEQRFAALQAIPSFRGFKPFAEPDEALPLTRDLASCPGIVWLAAAGEEELDRDERQVRQLFEGCLGE, encoded by the coding sequence ATGAATCCGGCTAGAGACATCGTCATCATCGTAGATCCCTTCTCCACGGGGGCGCTGTACGCCCCCCTGTTCCGCGCCAGGGGATATCGCTGCTATGCGGTCCTGTCGTCATCCTCGGTCCCGGCGCGCTTCGTCGACGGCTTTTCCGGGCACGCGTTCGAGGGCCGCGAGTTGCTGAGCCTGGCGGAGTGCCTGAAGGTCATTCCGGCGGCCCGTGTGCGGGCCGTGGTGGCGGGCAGCGAACTCGGCGTCGAGGCCGCGGAGCGGCTCGCCTTGCATTTCGGCGTCGCTGGCAACGACCCGGCCACCCTGGCGTGGCGGCGCGACAAGTTCGAGATGCAGCAGCGACTCGCGGCCGCGGGACTGCGCAGCATACCCACGGTCAAGTTGAGCGAGGCGGGCGACACACGGCGGGCCCTGGCGCAACTGGGGCAGGGGGAGCGCTTCGTGATCAAGCCGAACAACTCCTTCATGACCGATGGCGTCGAGTTCATCGAGGGCCGCCAGGCGCTCGAACAGGCGCTGCGCTGGTTGGAATGGGGGCGGATCAATGCGCTGGGGGTACGCAACAGCGGCTATCTCGTGCAGGCCTTCGTCTCCGGCCCGGAATATGTGGTCGATCTGGTGGCTTCCGCGGCGGGTACCCTGGTCGTCGGTCTGAGTCGCTATCGCAAGGCCGAGCACAATGGTTCCCGCTTCGTCTACGAGGGTCTCGAGGTGCTCGACCCGCGCGACGAACGCTTCGCGGACCTGATCGCCTATGCCCGGGCCTGCAGTAAGGCCCTGGATATCGGCTTCGGGCCGGTGCACATGGAGTTGCTCGACAGCGCCGACGGTCCGGTGATGATCGAGGTAGGTGCCCGCTTGCACGGGGGCGTGGCGCCCAGTCTGTTCCAGGAGTGCTACGCCCCGGATCTGCTGTCGGTCGCGGTCGAGGCCTATCTGGGCTTCGAGCCCGCGTCGGCGGCGAGCCGGCTGATCCGCCCGGGACGCATCGTCTTCCTGATCAACCGCCGCCTGGGCGCGCGCCTGGCGACGGACGAGCAGCGTTTCGCGGCGTTGCAGGCCATCCCGAGTTTTCGCGGCTTCAAGCCATTCGCCGAGCCCGACGAAGCCTTGCCGCTGACGCGTGACCTGGCCAGCTGTCCGGGTATCGTCTGGCTGGCAGCTGCCGGGGAAGAGGAACTCGACCGGGACGAGCGCCAGGTGCGGCAACTGTTCGAGGGGTGTCTCGGTGAGTGA